The Nitrospira sp. sequence GGGTATCTCGATATCACCTCTCTAAGCAGCTCACGGAGAGAGGGATCTTGTATCGCGGCGGTATGCGAGGCGACCTCAGCCCACGATTCCTTTGTCGGACCTGAGGGCACGTCGGGGCCGTGAACGGTTGGAGCATCCTCGTTTTGACTGGGGATCTCTCCGACTCGAAACGCGATGTCCGTCACAAACCCCGTTCCAGCCTCCCCCTCCAGCCTCGCCAAGAGCTCAGGCTTGAGGAATGTCAGTTGCTGTAGCCAGACGGGATTCCTGACGATCAGGTATAGCTTCTTGAAGCGGATCTGGGCCGGCCACGTGTGGGAACCCGTCGGCTCGCCCACGATGTCGTGCCAACGA is a genomic window containing:
- a CDS encoding DUF721 domain-containing protein, whose amino-acid sequence is MSGPRTLDSFSSILSGLSKRLGLESTLLELRLQRRWHDIVGEPTGSHTWPAQIRFKKLYLIVRNPVWLQQLTFLKPELLARLEGEAGTGFVTDIAFRVGEIPSQNEDAPTVHGPDVPSGPTKESWAEVASHTAAIQDPSLRELLREVISRYPAHVPPRPAKGPSQVP